The Lichenihabitans psoromatis genomic interval GACTTAGTTGTTCGAGGGACGTCCGCCACGAGCCAATCGTTCGATTTCTTGCCGAACGAGGCGCTCGACGAGCGCAGGAAGATGATCGTCCAACCATGACTTCAGCAAGGGACGCAGCATCTCTCGGGTGAGTTTCTCGATTGTGTCGGAATTCTGCAAAACGACCGATGTCGCGAGAGTTTGGAAGGCTGAACCGACCGTCGCGCCTGCTTCGGGAGAAACCAGGGTCTCAGGCTCGACGGAGGGTGCCCGAGTGCCTTGAAGCGAGGCCATGACATTCTCCTGCTCGCGCTCGGGCTCGACCAGGGCGACGTTGTCGACATCGAGTGCAAAATGGGACGCTGTCGACGCACCAGCGAAAGGTTCGGCAGGCGCTGAGGGGGCCGGCGGCTCGGTCGACGATTCTGGAACGGCGCTTGAATTGAGGTCCGAGGGTTGCGCGTCGACGGTCTCGGTCAAGGCATCCCAATTCGCCGCCAAATCCTCAGGCGTCGACTCGGCTTGCGAACTGAACCGCGGTCGCAGGATCGACGATACGGCCTCGTCGGCGATGCGATCCACCAGGGACGACGTCGTCGCCTCGTCCAACGCCGGAGCGGGCGGCACATTCAGATGTGGCTGCGCGTAGGAGCCTTGCAGGACTGGAGAGACCGCCTCGCCGACGACCGGCTCGTTCGTCGGAAGCGACCTTGCTTCCTGCTCAACGGGCGGAACCGGTCCGGTTTGTTTTCGGAAGGATGCGGACATCGACGCCGCGTTCCTCGACTGATCATCGGCGATGATCCGCCGGATGGAGGCGAGAATATCCTCCATGGAGGGTTCCGCCGAGCGCGGCTCGGCATAAGCGTCGTTTGACTGCGGAAGAGGTGCGTTAACCGCGCTCATGACTTTGACGCTTTCTACGCTGCTCCAACACCCCCGTTGACGGCAAGCATCGGATCACTGGTGGGAATTGTCGACCGCCGCGCCGGCGCTGATCGCTGTAACGAAGAATTAACCCCGCCGTACCGCGGCAACAAGCTCTTGCGGGCCTCAACACTTCCGTCCCACCGTTTTATTTCAGCGAGGCGGCGGCCGTCCGACGTTATTTTCCGTCGGGCGTCCGCATGCCGTACCACTTGTCCTTGACCTGCTCGAAATGCACCACGGGGTTATATTGCTTGACGTTGAGACCCAGCAGGGTCGTCGAGAGGCGACCGATCGTGGCGAGCACGGCGTAAGAGGCGACGACGCGATCGCGCTGCGCGCCGACGAGCGCGACGCGCGAGTTCAACAAGGTCTGCTGCGCGTTGAGCACGTCGAGAGTGGTGCGTTGGCCGACGCGAGCTTCCTCGCGAACACCGTTCAGCGCGATTTCCGATGCGTTGACCGACGCTTGATCCGAGGTCACCGTCGCCTTCGAGGATTCCAGCAGGCCCCAAGCAGAGATGACGGCGGCTCGGACGTTTTCGCGCTGGACGTCGGCCAGCAAACGCGACTGGGTCAGGGTCTCTTTCGCTTGGCGGATCGTCGCGTAATCGGCACCGCCCTCATAGAGCGGAATGCTGACTGACCCCACGACCGCGCCAACGAAGGCATGGCTGCCAGGAACATTGCTGACGTCATATTCCTGCGACAGCGATCCTTGC includes:
- a CDS encoding PopZ family protein, with amino-acid sequence MSAVNAPLPQSNDAYAEPRSAEPSMEDILASIRRIIADDQSRNAASMSASFRKQTGPVPPVEQEARSLPTNEPVVGEAVSPVLQGSYAQPHLNVPPAPALDEATTSSLVDRIADEAVSSILRPRFSSQAESTPEDLAANWDALTETVDAQPSDLNSSAVPESSTEPPAPSAPAEPFAGASTASHFALDVDNVALVEPEREQENVMASLQGTRAPSVEPETLVSPEAGATVGSAFQTLATSVVLQNSDTIEKLTREMLRPLLKSWLDDHLPALVERLVRQEIERLARGGRPSNN